One window from the genome of Alkalihalobacillus sp. LMS6 encodes:
- a CDS encoding ATP-dependent DNA helicase RecQ, whose product MLERDLQRLFGFTGFKKGQKEIIESLMAGHDVFAMLPTGRGKSLCYQLPAFLSPGLTIVVSPLLSLMEDQVTQLKKIGRKEAVAMNSFSSREERKAILQSLDSFKLIYLSPEMLQSKEVFAALADQKISYFIIDEAHCVSYWGHDFRADYLRLRDVKASLGNPPTLAITATADENVRRDVIKQLHLRDPIHVLDEVNRSNIALFVEKVESEYEKVIRVKELLARYQLPGLLYTQTRAQAEWYSEQLQHHHSDLKIGFYHGGMDSMDRMLVQEQFINNQLDVICATNAFGMGVNKPDIHFIIHLQQPLDIASYVQEIGRAGRDGSPSFALVFVSPEDRHQATRLIRNQIEEHMSLDMLPQLLAQPFDSDKERKEQLKSSYGEQGQTILFLLEKWGVIIDDKGRSSIGTSIIEKLKVYFEQQERIRQQRLGTMMAYIDNDQFCRRELLLRSFNESVAVQANCCDQCGATLSHYKKREEVLHGKSLHWKQELALLFHQTQNRKEGDISE is encoded by the coding sequence ATGTTAGAACGTGATTTACAAAGACTATTTGGATTTACTGGGTTCAAAAAAGGGCAAAAAGAAATAATTGAATCGTTAATGGCTGGTCACGATGTGTTTGCCATGTTGCCAACAGGTAGAGGGAAATCCTTATGCTATCAACTCCCGGCTTTTCTTTCACCTGGTTTAACAATCGTCGTTTCCCCTTTACTTTCTCTCATGGAGGACCAAGTGACGCAATTAAAAAAAATAGGCCGAAAAGAGGCGGTGGCAATGAATAGCTTTTCTTCAAGAGAAGAGCGAAAAGCCATTTTACAATCACTCGATTCCTTCAAACTCATCTATTTATCGCCAGAAATGCTTCAATCGAAAGAAGTATTTGCAGCATTAGCGGATCAAAAGATTTCCTACTTCATTATTGATGAAGCACATTGTGTGTCGTATTGGGGTCACGATTTTCGAGCTGATTATTTACGATTGCGAGATGTAAAGGCATCTTTGGGGAATCCTCCCACTTTAGCAATTACTGCAACAGCAGATGAAAACGTCAGGAGGGATGTGATCAAGCAACTTCATCTTCGTGACCCGATTCACGTTCTTGATGAAGTGAACCGAAGCAATATTGCCTTATTTGTAGAGAAGGTTGAGTCTGAATATGAAAAGGTAATAAGGGTTAAAGAGCTGCTTGCTCGCTATCAGCTTCCAGGCCTCCTTTATACGCAAACGAGAGCACAAGCAGAGTGGTACAGTGAACAATTGCAGCACCACCATTCAGATTTAAAGATTGGTTTCTATCATGGTGGTATGGACAGCATGGATCGTATGCTCGTCCAAGAACAATTTATAAATAACCAATTAGACGTCATTTGTGCAACAAATGCGTTTGGCATGGGCGTCAATAAACCAGATATTCATTTTATTATTCATTTACAGCAACCTCTTGATATTGCTTCTTATGTACAAGAAATTGGTAGAGCTGGTCGCGACGGTTCGCCAAGTTTTGCCCTGGTGTTTGTTTCTCCTGAAGACCGTCACCAAGCAACGCGATTGATTCGTAATCAAATTGAAGAGCATATGAGTTTAGATATGCTGCCGCAACTGCTAGCACAACCATTTGATTCTGATAAGGAGCGCAAAGAACAATTGAAGTCAAGTTATGGCGAACAAGGTCAAACCATCTTGTTTTTACTTGAAAAATGGGGAGTAATCATAGATGATAAAGGAAGATCGTCAATCGGAACATCGATTATTGAGAAATTAAAAGTTTACTTTGAACAGCAAGAACGTATACGCCAGCAACGTTTAGGTACCATGATGGCCTATATTGACAACGACCAATTCTGTAGACGTGAGCTTTTACTACGTTCATTTAATGAATCTGTGGCTGTTCAAGCAAATTGCTGTGATCAGTGCGGGGCAACCCTTTCTCACTATAAAAAAAGGGAAGAGGTTTTACACGGGAAAAGCTTGCATTGGAAACAGGAACTTGCTCTATTGTTTCATCAAACCCAAAATCGGAAAGAAGGCGACATAAGTGAATGA
- a CDS encoding helix-turn-helix domain-containing protein, translating to MKQSLILAALTSFRGERSAKASFHLLNGKRTIQTVQDGTFFNNLFLFDVLPQLTIEAFQQSLDMLKQEQFIYEEDRLCLYTEKAKRETEAFLAKHPYLYALKGWQYGKVERHFWERFALLVQSISYLHDQQTFAPTTFNVWNQQWVRKILKRHFHDLAALRQQLYQECETLLTDVEDLDANLFVQQLSRPGKIGLTKAQIAREMGLDESEVQLRTKRLIHRFCQSGYQEPHRYPVLATCFDPEEINLLTLTATKTAHLYKQHQDLDVIAKIRRLKRSTIEDHIVEMAMVDRSFSIAPFVDESVQAQVEAIVANQQVRLKAIRDQLDDSVSYFQIRLILAKKEGDTHVRT from the coding sequence ATGAAACAATCCCTTATCTTAGCCGCGCTCACTTCTTTTCGAGGCGAGCGCTCAGCAAAAGCATCGTTTCATTTGTTAAACGGGAAGCGAACCATTCAAACTGTGCAAGATGGAACATTTTTCAATAATTTATTTCTATTTGATGTGCTACCACAGTTAACGATTGAGGCGTTTCAGCAGTCCCTCGACATGCTTAAACAAGAGCAATTTATTTATGAAGAAGACCGTTTATGTCTGTATACAGAGAAAGCCAAGCGCGAAACCGAGGCATTTTTAGCGAAACATCCTTATCTCTATGCCTTAAAAGGCTGGCAATACGGGAAAGTAGAGCGTCATTTTTGGGAACGATTTGCTTTGCTCGTGCAATCCATTAGCTATTTACACGATCAACAAACCTTTGCACCAACAACATTTAACGTCTGGAATCAGCAATGGGTCCGTAAGATCTTGAAACGTCATTTTCATGATTTAGCGGCTTTACGTCAACAGCTTTATCAAGAATGTGAGACGCTGTTAACAGATGTAGAGGATCTTGATGCTAATTTATTTGTCCAGCAGTTATCACGACCAGGAAAAATCGGCTTAACGAAAGCCCAAATTGCAAGAGAGATGGGATTGGACGAAAGTGAGGTCCAGTTACGTACAAAACGATTGATTCATCGATTTTGTCAATCAGGCTATCAAGAACCTCATCGTTATCCAGTGTTAGCCACATGTTTTGATCCTGAAGAAATCAATTTGCTAACTTTAACTGCTACTAAGACAGCGCACTTATACAAACAGCATCAAGACCTTGATGTGATCGCTAAAATAAGACGATTAAAGCGATCAACCATTGAAGATCACATTGTTGAAATGGCAATGGTGGATCGGTCCTTTTCCATTGCGCCGTTTGTTGATGAATCCGTTCAAGCACAAGTTGAAGCGATTGTGGCGAATCAGCAAGTGAGGTTAAAGGCGATTCGGGATCAATTAGATGATAGCGTAAGTTATTTTCAAATTCGTTTAATCCTAGCAAAGAAAGAAGGTGATACCCATGTTAGAACGTGA
- a CDS encoding ferredoxin — protein sequence MTEKCYTIVDMDTCIACGACGAVAPDVYDYNDEGLAYVYLDNNKGITLIPEVFVDDVIDAKNGCPTDSIKLAEEPFHGDPLKYE from the coding sequence ATGACAGAGAAATGCTATACCATCGTGGATATGGATACATGTATCGCCTGTGGCGCTTGCGGGGCTGTAGCACCTGATGTATACGACTATAACGATGAAGGATTAGCTTACGTTTATTTAGATAACAATAAAGGCATTACGCTTATTCCTGAGGTTTTCGTTGATGATGTCATCGATGCAAAAAATGGTTGTCCGACTGATTCCATTAAGTTAGCTGAAGAACCGTTTCATGGCGATCCATTAAAATACGAATAA
- the serA gene encoding phosphoglycerate dehydrogenase: MNREKPLYVLVADSMSEEGLAPLLNAANVVVEQKSIHEEDALDHYDALLIRSGTTVTEDLMTRMPNVKIIARAGVGVDNVDIPAATKHGVVVINAPDGNTISTAEHTFAMMCSLLRNIPQANASLKAGKWERKLFQGAELNQKQLGIIGFGRIGTQLAKRAKAFEMQVIVYDPFLTLERAEKLGIQKAELPDVLRQADIITVHTPLTKETTGLLNMDTIPQTKPGVYLINCARGGIIDEKALFYYLENGHIAGAALDVFTEEPVTDVRLIEHPRVVATPHIAASTKEAQLNVAAQVSEEVLAFLQGEPARNSINLPTLSKEVYEKIKPQYDLAKTMGSLLSQLMRVPVQEINVYYSGSATQTDTSILTRSLLSGFLQPRVDAAVNDVNASLIARERGINYGEKQLTDHFGYENLIHAVAIGEERSFEIKATYIKDYGPRIVSLNEFSVDIVAQGHILYIQHYDRPGVIGKMGQLLAQHELNIATMQVGRKSIGGEAIMLVNVDKHVEETIVHELLQFEEIKLVNVIDL, encoded by the coding sequence ATGAACAGAGAGAAACCGTTGTATGTCTTAGTGGCAGATTCTATGAGTGAAGAAGGATTAGCACCTCTATTAAATGCTGCGAATGTTGTCGTTGAGCAAAAAAGTATTCACGAGGAAGATGCCCTCGATCATTATGACGCCCTCCTCATTCGGAGTGGGACCACTGTAACTGAAGATTTAATGACAAGAATGCCGAATGTGAAAATAATTGCAAGAGCCGGCGTAGGTGTTGATAACGTCGACATCCCAGCAGCAACGAAACATGGCGTTGTTGTTATTAATGCTCCTGACGGAAATACGATTTCCACAGCAGAGCATACGTTTGCGATGATGTGTTCCTTATTACGAAATATTCCTCAAGCAAATGCATCGTTAAAGGCCGGGAAATGGGAAAGAAAATTATTTCAAGGTGCAGAATTAAATCAAAAGCAACTAGGTATAATTGGTTTTGGTCGAATTGGTACCCAGCTAGCAAAGCGGGCAAAAGCATTTGAGATGCAGGTAATTGTTTATGATCCGTTCTTAACCCTTGAAAGAGCCGAAAAATTAGGGATTCAAAAAGCGGAGCTGCCGGATGTTTTACGCCAGGCTGACATTATTACCGTCCATACTCCTTTAACAAAGGAAACAACTGGGTTATTAAATATGGACACGATTCCCCAAACAAAACCAGGTGTATACCTGATCAACTGTGCCCGCGGTGGTATTATCGATGAAAAAGCGCTCTTCTATTACTTAGAGAATGGACATATTGCAGGCGCGGCACTCGATGTTTTTACTGAAGAACCAGTAACCGATGTTCGATTAATTGAACATCCGCGCGTTGTAGCTACCCCTCATATTGCCGCTTCAACGAAAGAAGCTCAATTAAACGTAGCCGCTCAAGTCTCTGAGGAAGTACTAGCGTTTTTACAAGGGGAACCAGCACGAAATTCTATCAACTTACCGACTTTATCAAAAGAAGTTTATGAAAAAATTAAACCTCAATATGATTTAGCAAAAACAATGGGCTCGCTCTTATCACAATTGATGCGCGTTCCTGTTCAAGAAATAAACGTCTATTATAGTGGCTCTGCCACGCAAACAGACACAAGTATATTAACGCGCAGTTTATTATCTGGTTTCTTACAACCTAGAGTGGATGCAGCGGTGAATGATGTCAATGCCTCGCTAATAGCTCGTGAGCGCGGGATTAATTATGGGGAAAAACAACTAACCGATCATTTTGGCTATGAAAACTTAATTCATGCGGTTGCGATAGGCGAAGAAAGATCGTTTGAAATCAAAGCGACGTATATAAAGGATTATGGTCCTCGAATTGTTTCATTAAATGAATTTTCTGTGGACATCGTTGCCCAAGGTCACATTCTTTACATTCAACACTATGACCGCCCCGGCGTTATCGGTAAAATGGGCCAGCTGCTTGCACAACATGAACTGAACATTGCAACGATGCAAGTGGGACGTAAATCAATTGGCGGCGAAGCCATTATGTTAGTAAACGTTGATAAGCACGTGGAAGAGACGATTGTTCATGAATTACTGCAGTTCGAGGAAATTAAACTAGTCAATGTTATCGATTTATAA
- a CDS encoding cob(I)yrinic acid a,c-diamide adenosyltransferase: MKIYTRGGDKGRTSVLGARVEKTDKRIEAIGSIDELNSAIGLAIYHARQEQLADIVADLTVISHQLFDYGADLANVKEEIPFKITTQHTTQLEAKIDAYTEIVGPLTQFVLPGGCLTSCSLHLCRTEARKAERRLNEMNPSASAVLKTYINRLSDYLFTGARLANKQTGIDDVAYEGEKQLES; this comes from the coding sequence ATGAAAATCTATACCCGTGGTGGAGATAAAGGAAGAACGAGTGTATTAGGTGCAAGAGTGGAAAAGACGGACAAACGAATTGAAGCAATTGGATCAATTGACGAGTTGAACAGTGCAATCGGGCTAGCCATTTATCATGCAAGGCAGGAGCAACTAGCAGACATTGTGGCGGATTTAACCGTCATCTCGCATCAGTTGTTTGACTATGGTGCTGATTTGGCGAATGTGAAAGAAGAGATCCCGTTTAAAATCACCACACAACATACAACGCAACTTGAAGCAAAAATTGATGCGTATACGGAGATTGTCGGACCGCTAACACAGTTTGTTTTACCTGGAGGATGTCTAACGTCTTGTTCCCTTCATCTATGTCGAACGGAAGCAAGAAAAGCAGAACGTCGTTTGAACGAAATGAACCCGTCGGCTTCGGCAGTATTAAAAACTTATATCAATCGCTTATCAGATTATTTGTTTACGGGGGCACGATTAGCAAACAAACAAACAGGTATAGACGATGTCGCCTACGAAGGTGAAAAACAGCTAGAATCATAA
- a CDS encoding ABC transporter ATP-binding protein produces the protein MLEVQNLNVAINKQPILTDLSFSVQKGELLGVIGENGSGKTTLLHSITGVVPHQSGAIYYEGQRLSKMKNRVRAQKMAVLSQDRSNMFQTTVRSVIELGRYPYLTGLLPQRSEDDETMINEAMNETGVAGFADRTMGTLSGGERQRVWLARALAQNPDLLLLDEPTNHLDLAHQVSLMDHLHKLVKKKQLTVMCILHDVNLASLYCDKVLLLKEGQVQGVGQTKDWLTSEQLTTLFGTAFSETIDSQTGCRQFTVLPYFTNQCKEDLT, from the coding sequence ATGCTAGAAGTTCAAAATCTAAACGTCGCGATTAATAAACAGCCCATTCTAACAGATCTCTCTTTTTCGGTGCAAAAAGGAGAGCTGCTTGGTGTGATTGGAGAAAACGGAAGTGGCAAAACAACGTTACTTCATAGCATAACAGGCGTTGTTCCGCATCAATCTGGAGCGATTTATTATGAAGGTCAACGTCTATCTAAAATGAAAAATCGTGTTCGAGCGCAAAAAATGGCTGTGTTGTCTCAAGATCGCTCAAATATGTTTCAAACAACTGTACGCAGTGTGATTGAGTTAGGACGCTATCCCTATTTAACAGGTTTACTTCCACAACGATCTGAAGACGATGAGACAATGATTAACGAGGCGATGAACGAAACTGGTGTCGCAGGCTTTGCCGATCGAACTATGGGCACGTTAAGCGGTGGGGAGCGACAACGCGTATGGTTAGCGCGCGCATTGGCGCAAAATCCAGACTTACTTTTGCTAGATGAACCGACAAACCATTTGGATTTGGCCCATCAAGTTTCCTTAATGGACCATTTGCATAAGCTTGTAAAGAAAAAACAGCTAACGGTTATGTGTATTTTACATGATGTAAATTTAGCAAGTTTATACTGTGATAAAGTGTTGTTGTTAAAAGAAGGACAAGTTCAAGGGGTTGGTCAAACAAAGGATTGGCTGACTAGCGAACAACTAACAACTCTTTTTGGAACAGCATTTTCTGAAACCATTGATTCACAAACCGGCTGTAGACAATTTACAGTCTTACCTTATTTCACAAATCAATGTAAGGAGGATTTAACATGA
- a CDS encoding iron ABC transporter permease — MGQPVTWIRKVGPYLITIAIVFFIFLLSISYGSVQIPLRTVFLTILQQGLHIPFNVPLNEAHTQIIMQIRLPRVLLAFLVGASLGMAGAAFQGLLRNPLADPFTIGVSSGSALGAVTVIFFQFSFIGMWTLPVVSILSGLVTLIIVLTFTRLVQRSFATETIILTGIIASSFLGAWLSLIVALSQEELRHIINWLMGSVGMRGWSYVYLILPFLVVGAILVWICRIELDALMYGETSAHHLGVSVKRKKFTILVAATLLTGSAVAVSGTIGFVGLVIPHMVRLIWGPSHQRLLPLAGLTGGGFLILADLTARTVVSPAELPIGVITALVGSPLFAWLLYRQNRRRKGA; from the coding sequence ATGGGTCAACCTGTAACATGGATAAGGAAAGTAGGACCTTATCTTATTACCATTGCAATTGTCTTCTTTATTTTTTTATTGTCTATAAGTTATGGGAGTGTTCAAATACCGTTGCGGACCGTTTTTTTAACGATCTTACAACAAGGACTTCACATTCCTTTTAATGTTCCGTTAAATGAAGCACATACACAAATTATTATGCAAATCCGGTTGCCTCGTGTGTTGCTGGCTTTTCTTGTAGGTGCTTCGCTTGGCATGGCTGGAGCGGCGTTTCAAGGGCTATTACGAAATCCGTTAGCAGATCCATTTACGATTGGGGTATCATCAGGTTCTGCTCTAGGTGCTGTAACGGTAATTTTTTTTCAATTTTCCTTCATAGGTATGTGGACGTTACCCGTTGTCTCCATTCTATCAGGGTTAGTTACATTAATAATCGTTCTTACGTTTACACGCCTTGTGCAACGTTCCTTTGCGACAGAGACGATTATATTAACAGGGATTATTGCTAGCTCATTTCTGGGTGCTTGGCTTTCCTTAATTGTGGCATTGTCGCAAGAAGAACTTCGGCACATTATTAATTGGCTAATGGGAAGCGTCGGCATGCGAGGGTGGTCCTATGTCTACTTAATTCTGCCTTTTTTGGTTGTCGGTGCTATTCTAGTGTGGATTTGTCGAATTGAACTTGATGCCCTTATGTATGGTGAAACAAGTGCCCATCACTTAGGTGTATCAGTCAAACGAAAAAAGTTTACCATTCTTGTTGCCGCAACGTTATTAACCGGAAGTGCTGTAGCCGTTTCAGGAACAATTGGCTTTGTTGGCCTCGTCATCCCGCATATGGTTCGATTGATTTGGGGACCAAGTCATCAACGGTTATTGCCATTGGCAGGATTAACAGGTGGTGGTTTTTTAATTCTTGCGGATTTAACAGCACGCACAGTGGTTTCACCAGCTGAACTGCCAATTGGCGTCATTACAGCACTGGTCGGTTCGCCATTATTTGCATGGTTGCTTTATCGACAGAACCGCAGACGAAAAGGGGCATAA
- a CDS encoding ATP-binding protein, translating to MLWQSVVGKLWLTILLLVTVVLTVLMVMMLRFTENNSIEEAETRLNSYANMAISTLEGHEELDGTYEYLETISREFSVNLLLVDPQAGVWSTADGREGEQIAAELIQNWSTFDERVIETDSYSLAGSEDEKTEMIILGAPIEAGESEAMIFLYQPLSAIEEAASETRSLIYLSAGIALVLTTIFAFFLSSRITAPLRKMRQAALEVAQGKFHTKVPILTQDEIGQLAIAFNRMRRELNRNISELNQEKEQLSRILLSMADGVITFDKHGLVRLTNPQADQMMQMMLFEEGETDTSVKMKVPALLQPLFERVVEQEHEELQEKTVQGRSMAILMAPLYEGQYIRGAVAVVRDVTEERRHDKLRKDFIANVSHELRTPISMLQGYSEAIVAGVTSTEAEQKEVAQIIYDESLRMGRLVNELLDLARMEAGYIELNLDELELHDYLDRIVRKFSSYVKTEEIEIQLFHNEGNPTASFDPDRIEQVLTNLIHNAIRHTEKGGFVHLNYEKDAQSHLFSVQDSGSGIPEEDLPYVFERFYKADKARTRQRGGTGLGLAIAKNIVEAHGGTITVQSKLGEGTTFRFTIPRKIEGTDE from the coding sequence ATGCTTTGGCAAAGTGTCGTTGGAAAGCTTTGGTTAACGATTTTGCTTCTTGTCACAGTTGTCTTAACCGTTCTTATGGTCATGATGCTTCGATTTACAGAAAATAATTCGATTGAAGAAGCGGAAACGAGATTGAATAGCTATGCCAACATGGCAATATCGACTTTGGAGGGCCATGAAGAGCTTGACGGTACGTACGAATATTTAGAAACGATTAGCCGAGAATTCTCTGTCAATCTCTTGTTAGTGGACCCACAAGCTGGTGTGTGGAGCACTGCAGATGGACGAGAAGGGGAGCAAATTGCCGCTGAACTAATTCAAAATTGGTCGACGTTCGATGAGCGAGTCATTGAAACGGATAGCTACTCATTGGCAGGATCAGAGGATGAAAAAACAGAAATGATTATCTTAGGCGCACCGATAGAAGCCGGTGAGTCAGAGGCAATGATCTTTTTGTATCAGCCGTTATCGGCAATTGAAGAAGCAGCTTCTGAAACACGTAGTTTAATTTACTTGTCAGCTGGCATTGCGCTCGTTTTAACGACCATTTTTGCGTTCTTTCTCTCGTCTCGTATTACCGCACCTTTAAGAAAAATGAGGCAAGCCGCACTTGAAGTGGCACAAGGGAAATTTCATACGAAAGTGCCGATTTTAACGCAAGACGAGATTGGTCAACTGGCCATTGCGTTCAATCGAATGCGTCGAGAGCTGAATCGCAATATTTCTGAACTGAATCAGGAAAAAGAACAACTTTCACGCATTTTACTTAGTATGGCTGATGGGGTTATTACGTTTGATAAGCATGGCCTTGTTCGATTGACAAACCCTCAAGCTGATCAAATGATGCAAATGATGTTATTTGAAGAAGGCGAAACGGATACATCCGTTAAAATGAAAGTGCCTGCACTGTTACAGCCATTGTTTGAACGAGTCGTAGAACAAGAGCATGAAGAATTGCAGGAAAAAACCGTCCAAGGACGAAGCATGGCAATCTTAATGGCGCCGCTGTATGAGGGTCAATACATTCGAGGTGCGGTTGCCGTTGTTCGTGATGTTACTGAAGAACGCAGACATGACAAGTTACGTAAAGACTTTATTGCAAATGTATCCCACGAATTACGAACGCCGATTTCGATGTTGCAAGGATATAGTGAAGCGATTGTCGCTGGCGTAACGTCAACAGAAGCGGAACAAAAAGAAGTAGCGCAAATCATTTATGATGAATCTTTACGGATGGGACGCTTAGTTAATGAGCTGCTTGATTTGGCCCGTATGGAAGCAGGTTATATTGAATTAAACCTTGATGAGCTGGAGCTTCATGACTATTTAGACCGGATTGTACGGAAATTTTCTAGCTATGTAAAAACGGAAGAAATCGAAATCCAGTTGTTTCACAATGAAGGAAATCCAACTGCATCGTTTGATCCAGATCGAATTGAGCAAGTGTTAACAAACTTAATCCATAACGCTATTCGTCATACAGAAAAAGGTGGATTTGTCCACTTGAATTATGAAAAAGATGCCCAATCTCATTTATTCTCGGTGCAAGACTCTGGTTCCGGCATACCTGAAGAAGACTTACCATACGTCTTTGAACGATTTTATAAAGCTGATAAAGCGAGGACGAGACAACGAGGTGGGACTGGTCTTGGCCTCGCGATTGCGAAGAACATTGTGGAAGCCCATGGTGGAACGATCACAGTCCAAAGCAAGTTAGGAGAGGGCACTACATTTCGCTTTACAATTCCGCGAAAAATTGAAGGCACTGACGAATAA
- a CDS encoding response regulator transcription factor — protein sequence MDYQPSILIVDDEDRIRRLLKMYLEREEYQIDEATNGEEALHKALEVDYDLILLDVMMPGMDGIEMCQELRKSKATPVMMLTAKGEEANRVQGFEVGADDYIVKPFSPREVVLRVKALLRRASATQFVQTDTHTKDMLVFGPLTIDNDAHRVSVNQQEINLTPKEYELLFYLAQSPDKVFSREQLLKDVWNYEFFGDLRTVDTHIKRLREKLNRVSPEVSSIISTVWGVGYKFEAVSG from the coding sequence ATGGATTATCAACCAAGTATTCTTATCGTTGATGATGAAGACCGTATTCGTCGATTATTAAAGATGTACCTTGAAAGAGAAGAGTATCAAATAGATGAAGCAACAAATGGAGAAGAAGCGTTGCATAAAGCGCTAGAAGTCGATTACGATTTAATTTTGCTTGACGTTATGATGCCTGGTATGGATGGAATTGAAATGTGTCAGGAACTTCGCAAGTCAAAAGCGACGCCTGTTATGATGTTAACCGCTAAAGGCGAAGAAGCGAATCGTGTCCAAGGATTTGAAGTTGGCGCAGATGATTATATTGTAAAGCCATTCAGCCCAAGAGAAGTTGTTTTACGTGTTAAAGCACTGTTAAGACGCGCATCAGCCACACAATTTGTGCAAACAGATACGCATACGAAAGACATGCTTGTATTTGGTCCGCTTACAATCGATAATGATGCGCATCGTGTTAGTGTAAACCAACAGGAAATTAACTTAACGCCGAAAGAATATGAGCTACTCTTTTATTTAGCGCAATCACCGGATAAAGTATTTTCTCGTGAACAATTATTAAAAGATGTTTGGAATTATGAATTCTTTGGTGATTTACGAACGGTTGATACGCATATTAAGCGGCTACGTGAAAAACTAAATCGTGTCTCGCCGGAAGTATCGTCAATTATTTCAACGGTTTGGGGTGTAGGCTATAAATTTGAGGCTGTTAGCGGCTGA
- the ccsB gene encoding c-type cytochrome biogenesis protein CcsB — MLSLSFNLLLVAFFAFLTATIFFAFSLSKQRKEQTHTQTKASKWGIVFSIIGLALSLGYFFARWSVSGHAPVSNMFEYMTALAIAIALAFCIIYFIYPNRADVVGLFTMPTVMLLIVYASTFSTAVAPLVPSLQMPLMLKLHIITTVIGQGLLAIGFAAGLAYLLRTLDLKQKSWKPRIIELMMYGLLCVVAHALVAHGFSAANYEATFSYIDENEQEATVVYEVPPLIGPNEGELQTEGAMEPLFTVPGNIEASDLNTLIWAFAVGVVLYWLIRLLLRKRIGLAIQPLLKVSNPSTLDEFSYRAIAIGFPVFALGGLIFAMIWAQIAWSRFWGWDPKEVWALITFLFYAAYLHLRLNKGWHGEKSAWLCVIGFAIIMFNLVFVNLVIAGLHSYAS, encoded by the coding sequence ATGCTTAGTTTAAGTTTTAATTTACTGCTTGTTGCGTTTTTTGCGTTTTTAACGGCAACCATTTTCTTTGCTTTTTCTTTGTCGAAACAAAGAAAAGAGCAGACGCATACGCAAACAAAAGCAAGCAAATGGGGGATCGTGTTTTCAATTATTGGACTTGCGCTTTCCCTCGGTTATTTCTTTGCAAGGTGGTCTGTTTCCGGTCATGCACCAGTTAGTAATATGTTTGAATACATGACCGCATTAGCGATTGCGATTGCCCTTGCGTTTTGCATCATTTATTTTATTTACCCAAACCGAGCGGATGTTGTTGGCTTATTTACGATGCCAACGGTCATGCTGCTTATCGTGTATGCATCGACGTTTTCGACAGCGGTTGCACCTCTCGTGCCTTCGCTGCAAATGCCGCTTATGTTGAAATTACATATCATAACAACAGTAATTGGACAAGGCTTGCTCGCAATCGGTTTTGCCGCGGGTCTTGCCTATTTATTACGAACCCTTGATTTAAAGCAAAAAAGTTGGAAGCCGCGTATTATTGAATTAATGATGTACGGATTGCTTTGCGTTGTGGCTCATGCTCTTGTCGCGCACGGTTTCTCTGCAGCGAACTATGAAGCAACGTTTAGCTACATCGATGAAAATGAGCAAGAAGCAACGGTCGTGTATGAGGTGCCGCCTTTGATTGGTCCGAATGAAGGAGAGCTTCAAACAGAAGGGGCGATGGAACCACTCTTTACGGTACCAGGAAACATTGAAGCGAGTGATCTTAACACGCTAATTTGGGCTTTTGCAGTTGGTGTCGTTCTATACTGGCTCATTCGCTTGCTGCTACGTAAAAGAATTGGACTGGCGATTCAGCCGCTTCTTAAAGTGTCAAATCCATCCACTCTTGATGAATTTAGCTATCGCGCAATTGCGATTGGTTTTCCAGTTTTCGCGCTAGGTGGATTAATCTTTGCGATGATCTGGGCACAAATTGCCTGGTCAAGATTTTGGGGCTGGGATCCTAAAGAAGTATGGGCACTTATTACATTTTTGTTTTACGCCGCATACTTACACTTACGTTTAAACAAAGGTTGGCATGGAGAAAAGTCAGCTTGGCTTTGTGTTATAGGGTTTGCTATTATTATGTTTAACCTAGTGTTTGTAAACTTGGTCATTGCAGGTTTGCATTCTTACGCTTCATAA